A DNA window from Streptomyces bacillaris contains the following coding sequences:
- a CDS encoding lipid-transfer protein: MSIRRPDTLGGKAAIVGIGATEFSKDSGRSELKLAVEAVGAALDDAGLTPADVDGLVTFTMDTSPEITVAQAAGIGELSFFSRIHYGGGAACATVQQAALAVASGVADVVVCYRAFNERSGRRFGSGVQRREPTAEGAALGWNLPSGLLTPASWVAMAAQRYLHTYGLGPEVFGQVAVVDRRHAARNPAAYFYGKPITLADHAASRWIVEPLRLLDCCQETDGGQALVVTSVERARDLPRPPAVVVAAAQGAGRSQEQMTSFYRDGLTGLPETAVVARQLWRSSGLSAADIDVGILYDHFTPFVLMQLEEFGFCGPGEGGAFVAADTLPLNTHGGQLGEAYLHGMNGIAEAVRQLRGSSVNQVAGAARALVTAGTGVPTSGLVLGADG, encoded by the coding sequence ATGAGCATCCGCAGGCCCGACACCCTCGGCGGAAAGGCGGCCATCGTCGGCATCGGGGCCACCGAGTTCTCCAAGGACTCCGGCCGCAGCGAACTGAAGCTCGCCGTCGAAGCCGTCGGCGCCGCCCTGGACGACGCGGGCCTCACCCCCGCCGATGTCGACGGCCTCGTCACCTTCACCATGGACACCAGCCCCGAGATCACCGTCGCCCAGGCGGCGGGCATCGGGGAGCTGTCGTTCTTCTCCCGCATCCACTACGGAGGCGGCGCGGCCTGCGCCACCGTCCAGCAGGCCGCCCTCGCGGTGGCGAGCGGGGTGGCCGACGTCGTCGTCTGCTACCGGGCGTTCAACGAGCGCTCCGGCCGCCGCTTCGGCTCCGGCGTCCAGCGACGCGAGCCCACCGCCGAGGGCGCGGCGCTCGGCTGGAACCTGCCGTCCGGGCTGCTCACCCCCGCCTCCTGGGTGGCGATGGCGGCTCAGCGCTATCTGCATACGTACGGCCTCGGGCCGGAGGTCTTCGGGCAGGTGGCCGTGGTCGACCGCCGGCACGCGGCCCGGAACCCGGCGGCGTACTTCTACGGGAAGCCGATCACCCTCGCCGACCACGCCGCCTCGCGGTGGATCGTGGAGCCGCTGCGGCTGCTCGACTGCTGCCAGGAGACCGACGGCGGCCAGGCACTCGTCGTGACGAGTGTGGAGCGCGCCCGCGATCTGCCCCGGCCGCCCGCCGTCGTCGTGGCGGCGGCGCAGGGGGCGGGCCGGTCGCAGGAGCAGATGACGAGCTTCTACCGCGACGGCCTGACCGGGCTGCCGGAGACGGCGGTGGTCGCCCGGCAGCTCTGGCGCAGCTCGGGGCTGTCGGCGGCCGACATCGACGTGGGCATCCTCTACGACCACTTCACGCCGTTCGTCCTGATGCAGCTGGAGGAGTTCGGTTTCTGCGGCCCGGGGGAGGGCGGGGCGTTCGTCGCGGCGGACACGCTGCCCCTGAACACCCATGGGGGTCAGCTGGGGGAGGCGTACCTCCACGGGATGAACGGTATCGCGGAGGCCGTCCGGCAGCTCCGCGGCTCGTCGGTGAACCAGGTGGCGGGGGCGGCGAGGGCCCTGGTCACGGCCGGTACGGGGGTGCCGACGTCCGGGCTGGTCCTCGGGGCCGACGGCTGA
- a CDS encoding MaoC family dehydratase yields the protein MEGPYRVGDALPPLEIPVTRTLIVAGAIASRDYQDVHHDAELAREKGSPDIFMNILTTNGLVGRYITDHFGPAAVLRKVAIRLGVPNYPGDLLRLTGRITTVDGGIRTYTDSENRIPIEGENHTLIEVAVAGDNRMGRHVTGKVTVTLPHDSCQPHQPHRSHHARPL from the coding sequence ATGGAGGGCCCGTACCGCGTCGGGGACGCACTGCCGCCCCTGGAGATCCCCGTCACCCGCACCCTGATCGTCGCGGGCGCCATCGCATCGCGCGACTACCAGGACGTGCACCACGACGCCGAACTGGCCCGGGAGAAGGGCTCACCGGACATCTTCATGAACATCCTCACCACCAACGGGCTGGTCGGCCGCTACATCACCGACCACTTCGGACCCGCCGCTGTCCTCCGCAAGGTCGCGATTCGGCTCGGTGTCCCCAACTACCCGGGAGACCTGCTCCGGTTGACCGGCCGCATCACCACCGTGGACGGCGGAATCCGCACCTATACAGACAGCGAGAACCGCATCCCTATAGAGGGCGAAAACCACACCCTTATAGAAGTCGCCGTCGCGGGCGACAACCGTATGGGCCGACACGTCACCGGCAAGGTCACCGTCACCCTCCCCCACGATTCCTGTCAGCCCCACCAGCCCCACAGGTCCCACCACGCGAGGCCCCTATGA
- a CDS encoding acyl-CoA dehydrogenase family protein: MDFTPSEDQAAGQGLAARIFGDLSTHERLVAAGTGTDAGLWKELCTAGLPGAVADIGLLGLVLLLEEQGRTTAQVPLAATCAYGILPVAEHGTAEQRERLLPALRDGTAVATGALPVRGEVTLVDGALYGHVPWVPWLRDATQVLVADAERGMWIVDTRAPGVSAAPVETTAPWSAGRLGLDGVRGESLGTGPGACSSVLAASRIAFAGLQAGVCAGSLARAVHHTTTREQFGRPLSTNQGVLLRAADAHMDTEAIRVTAYEAAWRYDRRLDHQAQALTAAWWASEAGRRVVHTGQHLHGGTGADLDHPVHRHFLWGRQLSAYLGCGGEVLEELGLLLAEDGRKEGPP, translated from the coding sequence ATGGACTTCACCCCGAGCGAGGATCAGGCCGCCGGACAGGGGCTGGCCGCGCGGATCTTCGGTGATCTGTCGACGCACGAGCGGCTGGTGGCAGCCGGTACGGGGACGGACGCGGGGCTGTGGAAGGAGCTGTGCACCGCCGGGCTGCCCGGCGCGGTGGCGGACATCGGGCTCCTCGGCCTGGTCCTGCTCCTGGAGGAACAGGGCCGGACCACCGCCCAGGTCCCGCTGGCGGCGACCTGTGCGTACGGGATCCTCCCGGTCGCCGAGCACGGTACGGCCGAGCAGCGCGAGCGGCTGCTGCCCGCCCTGCGCGACGGTACGGCGGTGGCGACGGGCGCGTTGCCGGTGCGCGGTGAAGTGACGCTGGTGGACGGGGCGTTGTACGGGCACGTGCCCTGGGTGCCGTGGCTGAGGGACGCCACCCAGGTGCTGGTCGCGGACGCGGAGCGGGGGATGTGGATCGTCGACACCCGGGCGCCGGGGGTGAGCGCGGCGCCCGTGGAGACGACCGCGCCCTGGTCGGCGGGGCGGCTCGGCCTCGACGGCGTACGGGGAGAATCCCTCGGTACGGGCCCGGGGGCCTGCTCCTCGGTCCTCGCCGCGAGCCGGATCGCCTTCGCCGGGCTCCAGGCGGGCGTCTGCGCGGGCTCCCTCGCCCGGGCCGTCCACCACACCACTACCCGCGAGCAGTTCGGCCGCCCGCTCTCCACCAACCAGGGCGTCCTGCTCCGCGCCGCCGACGCCCATATGGACACCGAGGCCATCCGGGTCACGGCGTACGAGGCGGCCTGGCGGTACGACCGACGGCTCGACCACCAGGCGCAGGCGTTGACGGCCGCCTGGTGGGCCTCGGAGGCGGGCCGGCGGGTCGTGCACACGGGCCAGCATCTGCACGGCGGCACCGGGGCGGACCTCGACCACCCGGTCCACCGGCACTTCCTCTGGGGCCGCCAGCTCTCCGCGTACCTCGGCTGCGGTGGCGAAGTGCTGGAGGAGCTGGGCCTGTTGCTGGCGGAGGACGGCCGGAAGGAGGGCCCGCCATGA
- a CDS encoding bifunctional MaoC family dehydratase N-terminal/OB-fold nucleic acid binding domain-containing protein yields the protein MNPGAQDVRADAPDPLYEQLAAYAGRPAATAASGKDPVNLPMIRHWCEAMGDTSPAYRGPGAVAPPTMLQAWTMRGLAPDPESDDRTGRSPAYDGLLRLLDGAGYTSVVATDCEQEYLRLLRPGDLITYDSVIESVSPRKTTKLGTGYFVTTRMDVRANGEPAGTHRFRILKYRSAERPTQRKAPLRPRPVINRDNAGFWAGVAEHRLLIQRCTRCATLRFPWLPGCNACAGQEWDTVEASGEGTVFSHVVMHHPSFPAFDPSGEGGPYAVALVELVEGVRIVGNVVGVPYDKVRVGLPVRLEFQRMDPDLELPVFRASEGG from the coding sequence GTGAACCCGGGCGCCCAGGACGTGCGGGCCGATGCCCCGGATCCCCTGTACGAGCAGCTCGCCGCCTACGCCGGCCGTCCCGCCGCCACCGCCGCCTCCGGCAAGGACCCCGTCAACCTGCCCATGATCCGGCACTGGTGCGAGGCGATGGGCGACACCTCGCCCGCCTACCGGGGCCCCGGCGCCGTCGCCCCGCCCACCATGCTCCAGGCCTGGACGATGCGCGGCCTCGCCCCGGACCCGGAGTCCGACGACAGGACGGGCCGCTCACCCGCGTACGACGGACTCCTCCGCCTCCTCGACGGCGCCGGGTACACCTCCGTCGTCGCCACCGACTGCGAGCAGGAGTATCTGCGGCTGCTCCGCCCCGGCGACCTGATCACCTACGACTCCGTGATCGAGTCCGTCTCCCCGCGCAAGACCACCAAGCTCGGCACCGGGTACTTCGTCACCACCCGCATGGACGTCCGCGCCAACGGCGAACCCGCCGGGACGCACCGCTTCCGCATCCTCAAGTACCGGTCCGCCGAACGCCCCACCCAGCGGAAGGCACCCCTCCGCCCCCGCCCCGTCATCAACCGCGACAACGCCGGATTCTGGGCCGGGGTCGCCGAACACCGCCTCCTCATCCAGCGCTGCACGCGGTGCGCCACCCTCCGCTTCCCCTGGCTCCCCGGCTGCAACGCCTGCGCCGGCCAGGAGTGGGACACGGTCGAGGCGAGCGGTGAGGGCACGGTCTTCAGCCATGTCGTGATGCACCACCCGTCCTTCCCCGCCTTCGACCCGTCGGGCGAGGGCGGCCCGTACGCCGTCGCGCTGGTCGAACTCGTCGAGGGCGTACGGATCGTCGGGAACGTGGTGGGTGTGCCGTACGACAAGGTCCGCGTCGGCCTGCCCGTACGGCTGGAGTTCCAACGCATGGACCCCGATCTGGAACTCCCGGTCTTCCGGGCGAGCGAGGGCGGTTGA
- a CDS encoding acyl-CoA dehydrogenase family protein has product MHLAPTERQQRLRTELRAYFASVLPAAEGWRDDPGEQRRLLRRIGADGMLGLGWPVAYGGQGRGPDEQFVFFDEAYRAGAPVSMVTLNTVGPTLMKYGTEEQKAYFLPRILSGDLVFAIGYSEPEAGTDLAALRTRAVRDGDDWVVHGQKVFTSNAQQADWIWLACRTDPDAPKHRGISIILVPTDDPGFSWTPIETVGGLTTTATYYDGVRVPVSQLVGVENQGWGLITDQLNHERVALAAIGMQAEDFYEEALAHARTPDPATGRRRIDEPWVRARLAEAYARLAATRLLNWRLVGAVGAGALAPGEASGVKFAGTESAVEVYRMCQEVVGDAGLLRGGSVGCFGAGGVRGELERMNRAAQINTFGGGVSEVQREIVATMRLGMTRGKR; this is encoded by the coding sequence GTGCACCTCGCCCCGACGGAGCGCCAGCAGCGACTGCGTACCGAACTGCGCGCCTACTTCGCCTCCGTACTCCCTGCGGCGGAAGGTTGGCGAGACGACCCGGGCGAACAGCGGCGGCTGCTCCGGCGGATCGGGGCCGACGGCATGCTCGGCCTCGGCTGGCCCGTCGCGTACGGCGGTCAAGGGCGCGGCCCCGACGAGCAGTTCGTCTTCTTCGACGAGGCGTACCGGGCCGGCGCCCCCGTCTCCATGGTCACCCTCAACACCGTCGGCCCGACCCTGATGAAGTACGGCACCGAGGAGCAGAAGGCGTACTTCCTGCCCCGCATTCTCAGCGGCGACCTCGTCTTCGCCATCGGCTACAGCGAACCCGAAGCCGGTACGGACCTGGCGGCCCTGCGCACCCGTGCCGTGCGGGACGGCGACGACTGGGTGGTCCACGGCCAGAAGGTCTTCACCAGCAACGCCCAGCAGGCCGACTGGATCTGGCTCGCCTGCCGTACGGACCCCGACGCCCCCAAGCACCGCGGCATCTCGATCATCCTCGTGCCGACCGACGACCCCGGGTTCTCCTGGACGCCCATCGAGACCGTGGGCGGGCTGACCACGACCGCCACGTACTACGACGGCGTACGCGTTCCCGTCTCGCAGCTGGTCGGCGTCGAGAACCAGGGGTGGGGGCTCATCACCGACCAGCTCAACCACGAACGCGTCGCCCTCGCCGCCATCGGCATGCAGGCCGAGGACTTCTACGAGGAGGCCCTCGCCCACGCCCGTACCCCCGACCCCGCCACCGGGCGCCGCCGGATCGACGAGCCGTGGGTGCGCGCCCGGCTCGCGGAGGCGTACGCCCGGCTCGCGGCGACCCGGCTCCTGAACTGGCGGCTCGTCGGGGCGGTGGGAGCCGGTGCACTGGCCCCCGGCGAGGCGAGCGGCGTGAAGTTCGCGGGGACCGAGAGCGCCGTGGAGGTCTACCGGATGTGCCAGGAGGTGGTGGGGGATGCCGGGCTTCTGCGGGGAGGGTCGGTCGGCTGCTTCGGAGCGGGCGGCGTGCGCGGAGAGCTGGAGCGGATGAACCGGGCCGCGCAGATCAACACCTTCGGCGGCGGCGTCAGCGAAGTACAGCGCGAGATCGTCGCCACCATGCGGCTCGGGATGACCCGGGGCAAACGGTGA
- a CDS encoding bifunctional DNA primase/polymerase: MATIDRQTATLALAHALAAAGRGLPVFPLSATKLPALRSPHHGEQPPVHCRGECGLPGHGVHDATTDPAAVRALFAAAPRATGYGIACGRAPHRLIGIDLDIDTAYGNDSVGALQQLALQHLFTIPPTVTVLTPSGGRHLWLTGPADTPVPNSAGRLAPGIDVRGSGGYLVGPGSVTTHGRYRLAPGTARLTPAPCPRALLRLLTPPRRAPGTLTSETPPGRRGEGLIHFVLAAHEGQRNTRLFWAACRAYEHGLGDALADALAAAAIRTGLTEQEARAAIASAERLTRGRK, from the coding sequence ATGGCCACCATCGACCGGCAGACCGCCACCCTGGCCCTCGCCCACGCCCTCGCCGCCGCCGGGCGCGGGCTCCCCGTCTTCCCCCTGTCCGCCACCAAGCTCCCCGCGCTGCGCTCCCCCCACCACGGCGAGCAGCCGCCGGTCCACTGCCGGGGCGAGTGCGGGCTGCCCGGCCACGGGGTGCACGACGCCACCACGGACCCCGCCGCCGTCCGGGCCCTCTTCGCCGCCGCGCCCCGGGCCACCGGCTACGGCATCGCCTGCGGCCGCGCCCCGCACCGGCTCATCGGCATCGACCTGGACATCGACACGGCGTACGGCAACGACTCGGTGGGCGCCCTCCAGCAACTGGCGCTCCAGCACCTGTTCACCATCCCGCCGACGGTCACGGTGCTCACCCCGAGCGGCGGCCGCCACCTCTGGCTCACCGGCCCCGCCGACACCCCGGTCCCGAACTCGGCCGGCCGCCTCGCCCCCGGCATCGACGTCCGCGGCAGCGGCGGCTACCTGGTCGGCCCCGGCTCGGTCACCACCCACGGCCGCTACCGCCTGGCCCCCGGCACCGCCCGCCTCACCCCGGCCCCCTGCCCCCGCGCCCTGCTCCGCCTCCTCACCCCACCGAGACGCGCCCCGGGCACACTCACCAGCGAAACGCCCCCGGGCCGCCGGGGTGAGGGCCTGATCCACTTCGTCCTGGCGGCCCACGAGGGGCAGCGCAACACCCGCCTGTTCTGGGCCGCCTGCCGGGCCTACGAACACGGCTTGGGCGACGCCCTGGCCGACGCCCTCGCCGCCGCCGCCATCCGCACGGGCCTCACCGAACAGGAGGCCCGCGCGGCGATCGCCTCGGCGGAACGGCTGACCCGGGGACGGAAGTAG
- a CDS encoding Imm10 family immunity protein: protein MAHRFTARTVCGLDDPEQDDCVLAGLAESDDEGAFSLMFMCDFAEPDDQEIALGFDTHCLVTPDQNTAYGCVRRAELDGDILRVTLDPSSLTALGLSDPLLEITLAAPPADVARMRTVLAGILAYGRPDARPVVKNL, encoded by the coding sequence ATGGCCCACAGATTCACCGCGCGCACGGTGTGCGGACTCGACGATCCGGAACAGGACGACTGCGTACTGGCCGGGCTGGCCGAGTCGGACGACGAGGGAGCCTTCTCCCTGATGTTCATGTGCGACTTCGCCGAACCCGACGACCAGGAGATCGCTCTCGGCTTCGACACCCACTGCCTGGTCACCCCCGACCAGAACACCGCCTACGGGTGCGTACGCCGGGCGGAGCTGGACGGGGACATCCTCCGCGTCACCCTGGACCCCTCGTCCCTCACCGCCCTGGGGCTCTCCGACCCCCTGCTCGAGATAACGCTCGCCGCCCCGCCGGCCGACGTCGCCCGCATGCGCACGGTCCTCGCCGGGATCCTCGCGTACGGCCGACCGGACGCCCGCCCGGTGGTGAAGAACCTGTAG
- a CDS encoding S1C family serine protease, whose protein sequence is MSTENEGTEGNAVPAVPSVPPAPPVPATTPDPAAENVRDEPKDTTAAEATPPAAPPVTPTHADAPRHTPTAQGTPQDHAATAHTPQPPMPPHPHQPPHSPYGAAPEPPAGAASWPPPPPAVPSYAGGGAAHTPGGGVGNGSGGGPVWGAPSPQPGHTPSPGTGRRGAGGLVAAVAVAALVAGGIGGALGFWAADRNDNGSSGSSTTVSASDSPRDLKRPAGTVAGVAAKALPSVVTIDAQGGDGEGGTGTGFVYDKEGHILTNNHVVASAAESGELSATFSDGKKYAAEVVGRAQGYDVAVLKLKNPPAGLTPLPLGNSESVAVGDSTIAIGAPFGLSNTVTTGIISAKNRPVASGDGSSNKNSYMSALQTDASINPGNSGGPLLDATGAVIGINSAIQSTGGGLGQSQAGSIGLGFAIPINQAKNVAEQLIKTGKPVYPVIGATVSMEEKTGGAAISPEGAAGTPSVTPNGPAAEAGLKPGDVITKFNDTVIDSGPTLIGEIWTRKPGEKVTLTYERDGKTSTAEVTLGQREGDS, encoded by the coding sequence GTGAGCACAGAGAACGAGGGCACCGAGGGCAACGCGGTACCGGCCGTGCCGTCCGTTCCGCCCGCACCTCCCGTGCCCGCCACCACTCCCGACCCGGCGGCGGAGAACGTACGGGACGAGCCCAAGGACACGACGGCCGCGGAGGCGACACCCCCCGCCGCCCCGCCCGTCACCCCGACGCACGCGGACGCGCCGCGCCACACCCCCACGGCCCAGGGCACGCCCCAGGACCACGCGGCGACGGCTCACACACCCCAGCCCCCCATGCCCCCGCACCCCCACCAGCCCCCGCACTCCCCGTACGGGGCGGCGCCCGAGCCCCCCGCGGGCGCCGCCTCCTGGCCCCCGCCCCCGCCCGCGGTCCCGTCGTACGCGGGCGGCGGCGCGGCCCACACGCCCGGCGGCGGCGTCGGCAACGGAAGCGGCGGCGGCCCGGTCTGGGGCGCCCCGTCCCCGCAGCCCGGCCACACCCCCTCCCCGGGCACCGGGAGGCGGGGCGCGGGCGGACTGGTCGCGGCGGTCGCGGTGGCGGCCCTGGTCGCCGGCGGCATCGGCGGCGCGCTTGGCTTCTGGGCCGCCGACCGCAACGACAACGGCTCGTCCGGCAGTTCGACCACCGTCTCGGCGTCGGACTCCCCGAGGGACCTCAAGCGCCCGGCGGGCACCGTGGCCGGGGTCGCGGCGAAGGCGCTCCCCAGCGTGGTCACGATCGACGCGCAGGGCGGCGACGGCGAGGGCGGCACGGGCACCGGTTTCGTGTACGACAAGGAGGGCCACATCCTCACGAACAACCACGTGGTGGCCTCCGCCGCGGAGTCCGGCGAGCTGTCGGCCACGTTCTCCGACGGCAAGAAGTACGCGGCCGAGGTCGTCGGCCGGGCCCAGGGCTACGACGTGGCCGTACTGAAGCTCAAGAACCCCCCGGCGGGCCTGACCCCGCTCCCCCTCGGCAACTCGGAGAGCGTGGCGGTCGGCGACTCGACGATCGCGATCGGCGCGCCCTTCGGCCTCTCCAACACGGTCACCACGGGCATCATCAGCGCGAAGAACCGCCCGGTCGCCTCCGGGGACGGCTCCAGCAACAAGAACTCGTACATGAGCGCCCTGCAGACGGACGCCTCGATCAACCCGGGCAACTCCGGCGGCCCGCTGCTCGACGCCACGGGCGCGGTCATCGGCATCAACTCCGCGATCCAGTCGACGGGCGGCGGCCTCGGCCAGTCCCAGGCCGGCTCGATCGGCCTCGGCTTCGCGATCCCGATCAACCAGGCGAAGAACGTCGCCGAGCAGCTGATCAAGACGGGCAAGCCGGTCTACCCGGTGATCGGCGCCACCGTCTCCATGGAGGAGAAGACCGGCGGCGCCGCCATCTCCCCCGAGGGCGCGGCCGGCACTCCCTCCGTCACCCCGAACGGCCCCGCGGCCGAGGCGGGCCTCAAGCCGGGCGACGTGATCACCAAGTTCAACGACACCGTGATCGACAGCGGCCCCACCCTCATCGGCGAGATCTGGACCCGCAAGCCCGGCGAGAAGGTGACCTTGACGTACGAGCGCGACGGCAAGACCTCCACTGCCGAAGTCACCCTGGGCCAGCGCGAGGGCGACAGCTGA
- a CDS encoding glycerophosphodiester phosphodiesterase, which produces MARVTQARQRSTHTAIQVVAHRGASDDAPEHTLAAYRKAIEDGADALECDVRLTADGHLVCVHDRRVNRTSNGRGAVSALELADLAALDFGSWKDREESPDWDPAPGELTSVLTLERLLELFTDVRATGRPLQLAIETKHPTRWAGQVEERLLQLLNRFGLAEPPADEPSPIRIMSFSGRSLHRVQAAAPALPTVYLMQFVSPRLRDGRLPAGSRIAGPGMRIVRSHPGYIERLHRAGHRVHVWTVNEPADVELCAELGVEAIITNRPKQVLSQLGRI; this is translated from the coding sequence ATGGCGCGCGTGACCCAAGCACGGCAGCGCAGCACCCACACCGCGATCCAGGTCGTCGCCCACCGCGGGGCCTCCGACGACGCCCCCGAACACACCCTGGCCGCCTACCGCAAGGCGATCGAGGACGGGGCCGACGCCCTGGAGTGCGACGTCCGGCTGACCGCCGACGGCCACCTCGTCTGCGTGCACGACCGCCGGGTGAACCGCACGTCCAACGGGCGCGGCGCCGTCTCCGCCCTGGAGCTGGCCGACCTCGCCGCCCTCGACTTCGGCTCCTGGAAGGACCGCGAGGAGTCGCCCGACTGGGATCCGGCGCCGGGCGAGCTGACCTCCGTGCTCACCCTGGAACGGCTCCTGGAGCTGTTCACCGACGTACGGGCCACCGGGCGGCCGCTCCAGCTGGCCATCGAGACGAAGCACCCCACCCGCTGGGCCGGACAGGTCGAGGAGCGGCTCCTGCAGTTGCTGAACCGCTTCGGCCTGGCCGAGCCGCCGGCCGACGAGCCCTCCCCCATCCGCATCATGAGCTTCTCCGGCCGCTCCCTGCACCGCGTCCAGGCCGCCGCGCCCGCGCTGCCCACGGTCTACCTGATGCAGTTCGTCTCGCCCCGGCTGCGCGACGGCCGGCTGCCCGCCGGATCGCGGATCGCCGGACCCGGCATGCGGATCGTGCGCAGCCACCCCGGATACATCGAACGGCTCCACCGGGCGGGCCACCGGGTCCACGTGTGGACCGTGAACGAACCGGCCGACGTGGAGCTGTGCGCCGAACTCGGCGTCGAGGCGATCATCACCAACCGCCCCAAGCAGGTTCTGTCTCAACTGGGCCGCATTTAG
- a CDS encoding ATP-binding protein: protein MRHRQPPGRFPVQLSGASNPWRGAKEVSGVALVVAQEVPASSSMAVPHGPAGVGQARHRMREQLRGNGVSDAVVDDAVLILSELLSNACRHGRPLGRHADVGDGDIRAAWHVDTGGGLTVEVTDGGGPTRPVPSTPSVTARGGRGLNIISALAQEWGVRDDSSGEVTVWAHVPSPKPPEIGAVGGLTGFEGLDFSDVLDDAS from the coding sequence GTGCGTCACCGACAGCCCCCTGGCCGGTTTCCGGTGCAGCTCAGTGGGGCATCCAACCCGTGGCGTGGGGCAAAGGAGGTCTCGGGGGTGGCGTTGGTGGTGGCACAAGAGGTGCCTGCGTCGTCGAGCATGGCCGTTCCCCATGGCCCTGCGGGCGTGGGGCAGGCACGACACCGGATGCGTGAGCAGTTGCGCGGCAACGGGGTGTCGGACGCGGTCGTGGACGACGCCGTGCTCATCCTTTCCGAACTGCTCAGCAACGCCTGTCGCCACGGCAGGCCACTGGGACGGCACGCGGATGTCGGTGACGGCGACATCCGGGCCGCGTGGCACGTGGACACGGGCGGCGGTCTCACCGTGGAGGTCACGGACGGCGGCGGGCCCACCCGCCCGGTTCCCTCCACCCCCTCGGTGACGGCACGCGGCGGGCGCGGGCTCAACATCATCAGCGCCCTGGCCCAGGAGTGGGGCGTACGGGACGACTCGTCGGGCGAGGTCACGGTCTGGGCCCACGTCCCCTCCCCGAAGCCGCCCGAGATCGGCGCGGTCGGCGGACTCACCGGGTTCGAAGGGCTCGACTTCTCCGACGTCCTCGACGACGCGAGCTGA
- a CDS encoding DUF5926 family protein, protein MAKKRPQTKAGKQQLKDGEIPVVGAREPCPCGSGRRYKACHGRAAAQAVTELVHRPFEGLAGECDWVALRELVPAATVELTLKGGLPEGVPSVTLATVLPMAWPALRRDDGSVLLALQNDTSSGDLSRDLADTLQRALEVEPGTPVTARRVPADGPRLQDLLDPEAAFEPVVHTGFEFWVPDAENATPEVSASLERANAAAIPTVLLSGVDAAYWCETPEKNHLRWVMPHPEEQLLDALARLHAAGTSSLGENTRLVGSFRAHGVVVPVWDLPTSMGAEACEKPAVAFAERLATALASDAPLTAEERRARGGLTNRQVTLS, encoded by the coding sequence ATGGCCAAGAAGCGCCCTCAGACCAAGGCCGGGAAGCAGCAGCTCAAGGACGGTGAGATCCCGGTCGTCGGGGCCCGTGAGCCCTGCCCGTGCGGTTCGGGCCGTCGCTACAAGGCGTGTCACGGACGCGCCGCCGCCCAGGCCGTGACCGAGCTGGTCCACCGCCCGTTCGAGGGACTGGCGGGCGAGTGCGACTGGGTCGCCCTGCGCGAGCTGGTGCCCGCCGCCACCGTCGAGCTGACGCTGAAGGGCGGGCTGCCCGAGGGCGTTCCGTCGGTGACCCTGGCGACCGTGCTGCCGATGGCGTGGCCCGCCCTGCGCCGCGACGACGGCTCCGTCCTCCTGGCCCTCCAGAACGACACCTCCTCCGGCGACCTGAGCCGCGACCTCGCGGACACCCTCCAGCGCGCGCTGGAGGTCGAGCCGGGCACCCCGGTCACCGCCCGCCGCGTACCGGCCGACGGGCCGCGCCTGCAGGATCTGCTCGACCCGGAGGCCGCGTTCGAGCCGGTCGTCCACACCGGGTTCGAGTTCTGGGTCCCCGACGCGGAGAACGCCACCCCGGAGGTGTCCGCCTCCCTGGAGCGCGCGAACGCCGCCGCGATCCCGACGGTGCTCCTCTCCGGCGTCGACGCCGCCTACTGGTGCGAGACCCCGGAGAAGAACCACCTGCGCTGGGTCATGCCGCACCCCGAGGAGCAGCTCCTCGACGCACTCGCCCGGCTGCACGCCGCCGGCACCTCCTCGCTCGGCGAGAACACCCGGCTCGTCGGCTCGTTCCGGGCGCACGGGGTGGTCGTCCCCGTCTGGGACCTGCCGACCTCGATGGGCGCCGAGGCGTGCGAGAAGCCGGCCGTCGCGTTCGCCGAGCGGCTGGCGACGGCCCTCGCCTCCGACGCCCCGCTCACCGCCGAGGAGCGGCGCGCCCGCGGCGGCCTCACCAACCGCCAGGTGACCCTCAGCTGA